GCGCTGGGACGGGGCCAGATCACCGTCAATAATCACGGTGTCAGCGCCAGTGGCGTGCACCATTTCCTTGAGTTCTTGCGCCTTACCCTGGCCCAAGTAGGTTGCCGGATCGGGCTTGGCCCTGCGCTGGACCAATCCGTCCAAGACTTCCGAGCCTGCTGTTTCGGCCAAGGCCGCCAATTCACGCAGTGAGTTCTCGGCATCGGCCATGGTTCCGCCGGACCACAGGCCCGCCAAAACAACGCGTTCGAGTCGAAGCTGGCGGTATTCGACCTCTGTGACGTCCTCGAGCTCGGTGGACAGGCTCGCCCGACGGCGCAATGCGTTGCGGTCTGCCAGCTCACTTTGATCGCCATCAAAGATGCTGTGCTGGAAATTCAGAGTAGAGACAGCCTGAGCACGGCCCTGCAACGGACGGGTTGCGGGCTCACCTGAGAATGGGTCTTGCGCGTCGAGCTCCTCGTCTTCACGCACGGCACGGGAAGAGGCCGCGTCTTTGGCCAAGATGCGGTCAATCACGGCTTCGATTTCCGCAACCGAGAGAGATTCTTCCCCTGAGCTCTGGCCCTGTGAGGGTGCCGTGTTTTCCCCGTCCAGGGGCAGCTCATTACTCTCGGAACCATTGTGTGCAGATGCGTTGGACATATTCTCCTTATAGGCGTTTACCTTCAATCGTAGTCCGCCCCACCGACACTCACACCTTCACCCACCCTTTTCTGTGGATAATCACACGTGCGCATGTGTTCCGCTTAGGCGTGCCTAGATACACAAAGCCTCCCTGGGGCACTAATCTGGCATGACTATGGGTACTCAGGGTGCAGATCACTATTTCAGTTCACAACCGTCAACTCCGATGAAACGCCGGCCACTTCGCGTAGTTTTGGCCGGCGAGGAGCGCAATCTTCACACGGCCGGGGGCATTTTCAGCCCCGATGGCGTGGACAAAGGCACCATTATCTTGCTCAACGAAGCGCCGCCGCCGGCCGCCACGGGGAACCTCTTGGATATTGGCTGCGGCTGGGGCCGATTGCCTTGACGCTGGCGCTGCGCTCCCCCGCATCAACGGTGTACGCCGTGGACGTCAACGAGCGCTCCATCGAGCTGACCCAGGACAACGCCAAGGCGCTGGGTCTGGACAACGTCAAAGCGTCAACTCCCGAGGCCGTTGCTGAGGATCTGCGTTTCAACACCATCTGGTCCAACCCACCCATCCGCGTGGGCAAGGCCGAGCTGCACTCAATCCTGCTCATGTGGCTGCCCCGCCTGGCCCACAACGGCGCGGCCTACCTCGTGGTGCAAAAGAACCTCGGCTCGGATTCGCTCCAGCGCTGGCTGAGTGCAGAACTCACCGAGCAGTTCCCCGAGGCTGGCTTTACAGTAGCCCGAGATTCCACGAACAAGGCCTTCCGGATTCTGAAGGTCACCCGCACCAAACCCTGATTTCTCGCCCCCGAAGTTCTCGGCGCTGAGCGGTCATCGCCAGTGACTTAGCAGGGGTCTAGGCACCGAGCCCGTCGGCAAGAACACCTTCAGCCACCATGACGGCGGGCCCACTCAGTTCCACGTGCTCGCGACCGCTGGGGCCCATGAAGAAACGCACGCCCACCACTCCGCCGGGAATGGCCACAGCCCAGTTATCCGGGGCCGCACTACCTGCCCAGAAGCGGGTCGCGGCAGCGGCGGCACAGGCGCCTGTCCCGCAGGAAAGAGTCTCCCCCACGCCACGCTCGTGGACGCGCATGCTGATGTGTCCGACGTCGTCCATCACCAAAGGTTCGGCGGGCACCGCAAACTCAACATTGGTCCCGTACGGGGGCTCCGGGGTGACGGTTGGGGCCACGGTGAGGTTGGCGAGGGCCAGTTCGGCCAGATCGGCCAGCGCCACCACGGTGTGCGGGTTGCCCATGCTGATGGACAGCGCGGGGCGGCTCACCTCGATCCCGGACGCTTCCACGAGCGAATCGCTGCCGCTCGGGGCCTCCTCGGGGTGGATGAAGGCCCACGGGCCCATGTCCACCCGGTAGCCCTCGGGGGTGCGCGCCACCACCTTGACGCCGGCTCGAGTGCCGATGACCAGCTCTTCGCCGGCACCCAACTCCACGAGCCCCTGCGTCACCAGAAAGTGGACGAAAACACGCACGCCGTTGCCGCACATCTCCGAGATGGAGCCGTCGCCGTTGAAGTAATCCATGAACCATTCGGCATCCGGATTTGCCTCCAGCAGCGCCGTACCCTCAGGAATGTGCCGGGACTTTACGGCCCTGATCAGGCCGTCGGCACCAAGTCCGCGGCGTCGATCGCACAGCCGGGCAACCTGTTCCGGGGTCAGTTCGCGTTCACCCTGAGGATCGGCCACCAGCACAAAGTCGTTGCCGGTGCCGTGGCCTTTTCCAAAGCGCATGCCTGTCAGGGACGTTGAAAGCGTAGTCATGGATTAAGACTAAAGCACCTCACGCACGACGCCGTCATCGGAAGCTTCTGAGCGCGGCTCACCTATGCTGTGACGCCTCGGGTCCGTGGTTCCCTTAGGCTCCAGGCTGGCTGGCGGCCTTGACATGTGCCGCTGCCGCCTCACCAAGGTCTTTTTGGGACCAGTCAAGCCATTGGACGCGCGGGTCAGCCCGGAACCAGGTGAGCTGGCGGCGAGCAAACTGGCGGGTAGCCACAATGGTCTCCTCAATGGCTCGTTCCACGGTTGACTCGCCGTCCAGGACCCGCAGGAACTGCTGGTAGCCCAGTGCCTTGTGGGCGGTGCGCCCCTCCCGCAGTCCCTCAGGGATGAGAGCTTGAACTTCATCGAGCAAGCCCGCATTCACCATGGTGCGAACGCGAGCTTCCAGCCGCTTGTGCAATTGGGCACGATCACCGTTGAGTCCGATCTGCACGGTGGGGCTTACATACTTTCGTTCCGGCATGAAGGAACTGAAGGGGCGCCCCGTGAGCGCATGGACTTCAAGGGCTCGGACCACACGCTTGCCGTCATTGATCCGGGCAGCGGAGACGGGGTCTACCTCATGGAGACGCTGCAGGAGCACGGCGAGGCCGTCCTGCTCCAGTTCGCGTTCCAGGGCGGCCCTGAGGTCCGGGTCAGTGCCGGGGAACTCCAAGACGTCAATGGCTGCCCGGTTGTAGAGTCCTGAACCGCCCACCAGGATGGGCAGCTTGCCACGGGAACGGATGTCCGCAATGGCGTCCCGTGCCAACTGCTGGAAGGCAGCCACCGTGGTGTCTTCCTTGACGCTGAGGAAGTCCATCAGGTGATGTTCTACCCCGCGTCTCTGCGCGAGCGGGAGCTTGGCCGTACCAATGTCCATGCCCCGATAGAACTGCATCGAATCAGCGTTGATGGCCTCACCGTTGAAGCGCTCCGCTAGGGTCAGTGCCAATTCCGATTTTCCCGATCCCGTGGGGCCAACGATGGCCACCAAGGGCAGGAGGGCAGCCCCATCACCTGCGGGGTTGCCCAGCTTCTGGGTCACGCTGACCGAACCGGAAGCGTCGGCATGCCCAGACTGACTGCCGGCCGAACGCCGTCGGAGGTTCCCAGGGCAGCGGGCACGCCACAGGAGTCTGCCTGGGCCAGGTCCCAGGCATCGCCCGCGCGGGAGCGGCGGAGCTGGTAGTCGGCCAGGTCAGGGTCCGCCACGAGGTGGAAGGCAGCGGAGTCGGTGATGGTCACGGTGACCAGATCGCCGGGGCGAGGGGCCTGGGCTCCCTCCGGAACACTGAAATGGACCAGCCGCTGATCGCGGGCGCGCCCGGAGAGGCGGTTCGTTTCGGCGGCCTTACGGCCAGAGGCGGCGGTCACCATAACCTCGACCCTGGCACCAATTTGCAGGGCGTTTTCTTCCGCGCAAATCCTGTCTTGGAGGGCGGTCAGGCGCAAGAAGCGTTCCTGAACCACTTCCTTGGGCAACTGATCGGGCAAGTCCGCAGCAGGTGTGCCGGGGCGCTTGGAGTATTGGTAGGTGAAAGCGGTGGCAAAGCGGGACTTTTCAACGACGTCGAGCGTGGCCTGGAAATCTTCCTCGGTCTCGCCCGGGAAACCAACAATGATGTCAGTGGAGAACGATGCGCCGGGGATTTGCTGGCGCACCTTGTCGAGAATGCCCAGGAACTTGGCCGAGCGGTAGGAACGGCGCATGTCCTTGAGGACTTTGTCCGAGCCGGACTGCAGTGGCATGTGAAGCTGTGGCATGACATTCGGGGTAGCGGCCATGGCGTCAATGACATCGTCGGTGAACGCGGCCGGGTGCGGGCTGGTGAAGCGGAGCCGTTCCAGGCCCTTGATCTCCCCGCAAGCGCGCAGAAGCTTGCCGAAGGCCAGCCTGTCGCCAAATTCCACGCCGTAGGAGTTGACGTTTTGTCCCAGCAGCGTAATCTCGATGACGCCGTCGTCCACCAAGGCCTGGATTTCAGCCAAGATTTCACCGGGACGGCGGTCACGTTCCTTGCCGCGCAGCGACGGCACAATGCAGAAGGTGCAGGTGTTGTTGCAGCCCACGGAGATACTGACCCATCCGGAGTACACCGAATCGCGCTTCGTGGGGAGCGTGGAGGGGAAGACTTCCAAAGACTCCAGAATTTCCATCTGGGCGTCGGCGTTGTGGCGGGCGCGCTCCAGCAGGACAGGAAGGGCTCCCACATTGTGGGTACCAAAAACCACATCCACCCAGGGAGCGCGTTTTTGAATGGTGTCACGGTCTTTTTGGGCCAAGCAGCCGCCCACGGCAATCTGCATGCCGGGGTTGGTTTCCTTGATGTGTGCGAGCATTCCGAGGTTGCCGTAGAGCTTGTTGTCCGCGTTCTCACGAACAGCACAGGTGTTGAAAACAACAACGTCCGGGACGGCGTCCCCATTTGCGTCCACAATCCGGGCGGGGCCAGCATCTTCGACGGCCACCATGCCAGCGGACTGCAGAAGTCCGGCCATGCGCTCCGAGTCATGGACGTTCATCTGGCAGCCATACGTGCGCACCTGATAGGTGCGGGGATGGCTGCTGGGGCTTACTGGGCTGGCTGGGCTCGCGGAAAAATCAACGATGTCTGGGATCAGGCTCACCCATCAAGCTTAAGACCAACGGTCATGGATCGGCTAAACGGTCCGGTTGGCGGGAGGGAGTTGGGCCCGGGCCCACGCACCTCTGGACCCGAAACGAGGCACGAGCTTTGGGAGGCAATAAGGCCCAAAGCTCGATTGGCCCACGCTCGCCAGGTTCCGGGAAATCGCGCCAGCGAATGCCAAGTTACCGATTGGGCCCACGCGCCCGAGGGCGCCAAAATGCAGACGCGCCAGCGGCTGCATTTTGGGAGGGCGTGGATGGGCCCACGCTCGCCAGGTTCCCGGGAAATCGCGCCAGCGAATGCCAAGTTACCGATTGGGCCCACGCGCCCGAGGGACCCGAAGCGAGGCACGAGCTTTGGGAGGGCGTGGGTGGGCCCACGCCCGCCAACCACCGATTGGGCCCACGCGCCCGAGGGACCCGAAGCGAGGCACGAGCTTTGGGAGGGCGTGGGGACTAGTACCAGCCCACGCTCTGTGAGTGGTTCCACGCACCGCACGGCGATCCGTATCGGTTCTTGATGTAGCCCAGACCCCAATTAATTTGAGTACGGTAATTGGTCAGCCAGTCTGATCCGGCGGATGCATACTTGCCCGGAGGCAGCGACTGGGCGATTCCGTAGGCCCCGCTGGAGGGATTGGTGGCGTTAGTCAGCCAGCTGGATTCACGATCCCACAACTGGTTCAAACACTGAAACTCGCCCTGCGCCCAGCCATTGGCAGCCATTTGAGAGGATGCGTAAGCTCTGGCGCCCGCGGGGTCATTGACCGCACCGCCGGGGATGTTGGGCAGCAGCACCTCCACAGGAATGAAACCTCCTCCAGGGGCTGGTTGCGCGGGCGGAGTGACAGGCTCCGGCACCGGGGCAGGCGCCGGATTTGGGTTAGCCGGATTTGGGTTAGCCGGATTGGGTGCCGGGTTGGGAAGAGCAGGCTTTTGTTGTTGAGCCTGTTCCTGGGCTGCAGCTTGCTCCTCGGCTTGGCGCTTGGCTTCGGCAAGGCGCGCAACTTCGGCGGCACGGCGCTTGGCTTCCTGTGCCTCGTTGTAAGCTGCCAGCGCGTCTTGGCCCTGCCTATACTGTGCTTCCTTGGCTGCGGAGGTGTTGTTGAGGGTGGCTAGCTGTGCGGTGAGCGTGGCGCTCTGTTCCTTCTTGGCGTCAAGCGCCGTCACCACGGCCGTCTGAGCCGCCACGGCAGCGTCCCTGTCCGAAAGTGCTTCGGAGGTCAGTTGTGCTTGGGCAGCCTGCGCGGCCTGGCGCGTTTGCTCCAGTGCGTCTGCAGCTTTTAGCGATTGCGTAGCCTTGGCCTGCTTGAGGGCTGCCTGCTCCCCCACCTGCTGCAGCAGTTCTACCCCGTTGAGGCTTTCTGGCGTATCCAGTGCGGCCACGGTTGCAAAAAGGCCGAAATCGGTGCCGCCGTTTTTGTAGCTCTGCACGGCGACGGCGACGGCATCCTTTTTGTTCTTGGCGGCCTGATCAGCTGCACGGTTGACCTGCTCATTCAACACACTCACCTCTGCCGCGGCGGCATCGAGTTTGCGTTCCGTCAGTGCATAGGTGGCACCGGCCTGTACGGCAGCAGTGCCCACGGTGCCCGCTTCACTTTCCAAGGAGTCCAGCAGTTGTCCAATCTTGGACACTGCGGCGGCGGTGGCACTGGCGTTGCCCTTGGCAGCTTGGACTTCCGCCCATGTTGGGAAGCCCGACGGCGGCGCATCCTGGGCCAGTGCCGGCCCGGCGCTCATGCCACAGACGAGGAAAATCCCTGCCGTCATGGTGCCGGCAAGGAATCTACTCAGGGGCGGAAGTTGAGTGCGCATATGCCGTCAGCTTAGCGGCTACTGCGGCCTTCATGCAGAAAAGGGCATCGGAACACCGTCTTCCATTGGATTTTCGGATCAGTCTTCCATGAGACTTTCGTCGATCACGTCGCCAACGATCCCAAACGCCAAGGACGGGTTGAAGCCTTTCCTGGCCAGCATGGCTATCCACCGGCGAGTGTACTTATCGCGTTCTGACCGGTCCCCTAGGTTCATGGACGGACGGACCTTACGCAAGACAAGATCTCGGGCCTGGTCCCGCTCC
The Arthrobacter alpinus genome window above contains:
- the miaB gene encoding tRNA (N6-isopentenyl adenosine(37)-C2)-methylthiotransferase MiaB, which translates into the protein MPDIVDFSASPASPVSPSSHPRTYQVRTYGCQMNVHDSERMAGLLQSAGMVAVEDAGPARIVDANGDAVPDVVVFNTCAVRENADNKLYGNLGMLAHIKETNPGMQIAVGGCLAQKDRDTIQKRAPWVDVVFGTHNVGALPVLLERARHNADAQMEILESLEVFPSTLPTKRDSVYSGWVSISVGCNNTCTFCIVPSLRGKERDRRPGEILAEIQALVDDGVIEITLLGQNVNSYGVEFGDRLAFGKLLRACGEIKGLERLRFTSPHPAAFTDDVIDAMAATPNVMPQLHMPLQSGSDKVLKDMRRSYRSAKFLGILDKVRQQIPGASFSTDIIVGFPGETEEDFQATLDVVEKSRFATAFTYQYSKRPGTPAADLPDQLPKEVVQERFLRLTALQDRICAEENALQIGARVEVMVTAASGRKAAETNRLSGRARDQRLVHFSVPEGAQAPRPGDLVTVTITDSAAFHLVADPDLADYQLRRSRAGDAWDLAQADSCGVPAALGTSDGVRPAVSLGMPTLPVRSA
- a CDS encoding coiled-coil domain-containing protein; this encodes MRTQLPPLSRFLAGTMTAGIFLVCGMSAGPALAQDAPPSGFPTWAEVQAAKGNASATAAAVSKIGQLLDSLESEAGTVGTAAVQAGATYALTERKLDAAAAEVSVLNEQVNRAADQAAKNKKDAVAVAVQSYKNGGTDFGLFATVAALDTPESLNGVELLQQVGEQAALKQAKATQSLKAADALEQTRQAAQAAQAQLTSEALSDRDAAVAAQTAVVTALDAKKEQSATLTAQLATLNNTSAAKEAQYRQGQDALAAYNEAQEAKRRAAEVARLAEAKRQAEEQAAAQEQAQQQKPALPNPAPNPANPNPANPNPAPAPVPEPVTPPAQPAPGGGFIPVEVLLPNIPGGAVNDPAGARAYASSQMAANGWAQGEFQCLNQLWDRESSWLTNATNPSSGAYGIAQSLPPGKYASAGSDWLTNYRTQINWGLGYIKNRYGSPCGAWNHSQSVGWY
- the miaA gene encoding tRNA (adenosine(37)-N6)-dimethylallyltransferase MiaA; this translates as MTQKLGNPAGDGAALLPLVAIVGPTGSGKSELALTLAERFNGEAINADSMQFYRGMDIGTAKLPLAQRRGVEHHLMDFLSVKEDTTVAAFQQLARDAIADIRSRGKLPILVGGSGLYNRAAIDVLEFPGTDPDLRAALERELEQDGLAVLLQRLHEVDPVSAARINDGKRVVRALEVHALTGRPFSSFMPERKYVSPTVQIGLNGDRAQLHKRLEARVRTMVNAGLLDEVQALIPEGLREGRTAHKALGYQQFLRVLDGESTVERAIEETIVATRQFARRQLTWFRADPRVQWLDWSQKDLGEAAAAHVKAASQPGA
- the dapF gene encoding diaminopimelate epimerase, coding for MTTLSTSLTGMRFGKGHGTGNDFVLVADPQGERELTPEQVARLCDRRRGLGADGLIRAVKSRHIPEGTALLEANPDAEWFMDYFNGDGSISEMCGNGVRVFVHFLVTQGLVELGAGEELVIGTRAGVKVVARTPEGYRVDMGPWAFIHPEEAPSGSDSLVEASGIEVSRPALSISMGNPHTVVALADLAELALANLTVAPTVTPEPPYGTNVEFAVPAEPLVMDDVGHISMRVHERGVGETLSCGTGACAAAAATRFWAGSAAPDNWAVAIPGGVVGVRFFMGPSGREHVELSGPAVMVAEGVLADGLGA